From Oryza sativa Japonica Group chromosome 4, ASM3414082v1, one genomic window encodes:
- the LOC107277603 gene encoding uncharacterized protein yields MRNSELNKTNRSKVKYHHTTGSRSYKVHLENLGDKYKDQELDAVDMFKECHYSKKKGYTPDVQLAIDEMENKLSEHAEDEEAPSMTEVVAGVLAEKTKKPTFLQTVGIQSRKKGTLKEQLAAEKLAKDDLKSQVQELAKKLQESEQARVAEQQDMARKQAETNAKLDLLLSKIGHH; encoded by the exons atg AGAAACTCTGAACTGAACAAAACCAACCGAAGCAAGGTCAAGTACCATCATACAACTGGCTCACGCAGCTACAAGGTGCATTTGGAAAATTTG GGAGACAAGTACAAAGACCAGGAACTTGATGCAGTGGATATGTTCAAGGAGTGCCACTACAGTAAAAAGAAAGGCTACACACCAGATGTCCAGCTTGCTATT GATGAAATGGAAAACAAGCTGTCTGAACATGCAGAAGATGAAGAGGCCCCTTCCATGACCGAGGTAGTTGCTGGTGTTCTTGCTGAGAAGACCAAGAAACCCACATTTCTGCAGACTGTGGGGATTCAGAGCAGAAAGAAAGGCACACTTAAAGAGCAACTAGCTGCAGAGAAGTTGGCAAAGGATGACCTCAAATCACAAGTGCAAGAGTTGGCGAAGAAGCTACAAGAATCTGAGCAAGCAAGGGTGGCGGAACAACAGGATATGGCAAGGAAGCAAGCTGAGACTAATGCAAAGCTTGACCTTCTGTTGAGTAAGATTGGACACCACTAG